In Euphorbia lathyris chromosome 9, ddEupLath1.1, whole genome shotgun sequence, the following are encoded in one genomic region:
- the LOC136206628 gene encoding uncharacterized protein, protein MEGLIPFVYRTIMQYKNEKEGPIGSWLNDSPAASYIRLPTGDSGRFQTSDMHLFGTDFTSSNSAAQVIVSTGAQSPLCRVSRRVTA, encoded by the coding sequence ATGGAGGGTCTTATTCCTTTTGTGTATAGAACTATAATGCAATACAAGAACGAAAAGGAAGGACCAATCGGATCGTGGCTCAATGACTCACCTGCCGCTTCTTACATCCGTCTTCCCACTGGGGATTCTGGCCGCTTCCAGACATCCGACATGCACCTTTTCGGAACTGACTTTACATCATCGAACTCCGCGGCTCAAGTTATTGTGTCAACTGGAGCTCAGTCTCCGCTTTGTCGTGTTTCTCGCCGAGTAACTGCGTGA